In the Acomys russatus chromosome 13, mAcoRus1.1, whole genome shotgun sequence genome, one interval contains:
- the Slc6a6 gene encoding sodium- and chloride-dependent taurine transporter isoform X1, translating into MSPVHPENEEMATKEKLQCLKDFHKDILKPSPGKSPGTRPEDEAEGKPPQREKWSSKIDFVLSVAGGFVGLGNVWRFPYLCYKNGGGAFLIPYFIFLFGSGLPVFFLEVIIGQYTSEGGITCWEKICPLFSGIGYASIVIVSLLNVYYIVILAWATYYLFHSFQRELPWAHCNHSWNTPHCMEDTLRRNESHVISLSASNFTSPVIEFWERNVLSLSSGIDDPGALKWDLALCLLLVWLVCFFCIWKGVRSTGKVVYFTATFPFAMLLVLLVRGLTLPGAGEGIKFYLYPDISRLEDPQVWIDAGTQIFFSYAICLGAMTSLGSYNKYKYNSYRDCMLLGCLNSGTSFVSGFAIFSILGFMAQEQGVDIADVAESGPGLAFIAYPKAVTMMPLPTFWSILFFIMLLLLGLDSQFVEVEGQITSLVDLYPSFLRKGYRREIFIAIVCSISYLLGLTMMTEGGMYVFQLFDYYAASGVCLLWVAFFECVVIAWIYGGDNLYDGIEDMIGYRPGPWMKYSWAVITPALCAGCFIFSLVKYVPLTYNKSYVYPDWAIGLGWSLALSSMVSIPLVIVILLCRTEGPLSVRIKYLMTPREPNRWAVEREGATPFHSRSTLMNGALMKPSHVIVETMM; encoded by the exons AAAACGAGGAAATGGCCACCAAGGAGAAGCTGCAGTGTCTGAAAGACTTCCACAAAGACATCCTAAagccttctccagggaagagcccAGGCACACGGCCTGAGGATGAGGCTGAGGGGAAGCCCCCTCAGAGGGAGAAGTGGTCCAGCAAGATCGACTTTGTGCTGTCTGTGGCCGGAGGCTTCGTGGGTTTGGGCAACGTCTGGCGTTTCCCGTACCTCTGCTACAAGAATGGTGGAG GTGCATTCCTCATACcgtattttattttcctgtttgggAGCGGCCTGCCTGTGTTTTTCCTGGAGGTCATCATAGGCCAGTACACCTCAGAAGGGGGCATCACCTGCTGGGAGAAGATCTGCCCATTGTTCTCTG GCATTGGCTACGCGTCCATCGTCATCGTGTCCCTCCTGAATGTGTACTACATTGTCATCCTGGCCTGGGCCACATACTACCTATTCCACTCCTTCCAGAGGGAGCTTCCCTGGGCACACTGCAACCACAGCTGGAACACACCGCACTGCATGGAGGACACCCTGCGTAGGAACGAGAGTCACGTCATCTCCCTTAGCGCCTCCAACTTCACCTCACCTGTCATCGAGTTCTGGGA GCGCAATGTGCTCAGCTTGTCCTCCGGAATTGACGATCCAGGCGCTCTGAAGTGGGACCTCGCACTCTGCCTCCTCCTCGTCTGGCTCGtctgctttttctgcatctggaAGGGTGTTCGATCCACAGGCAAG GTTGTCTACTTCACTGCCACTTTCCCATTTGCCATGCTGCTGGTGCTTCTGGTCCGTGGACTGACCCTGCCAGGTGCTGGTGAAGGCATCAAGTTCTACCTGTACCCTGACATCAGCCGCCTCGAGGACCCACAG GTATGGATCGACGCTGGAACCCAGATATTCTTTTCCTATGCCATCTGCCTGGGGGCCATGACCTCACTGGGAAGCTATAACAAGTACAAGTATAACTCGTACAG GGACTGTATGCTGCTGGGATGCCTGAACAGTGGTACCAGTTTTGTGTCTGGCTTCGCAATTTTTTCCATCCTGGGCTTCATGGCACAAGAGCAAGGGGTGGACATTGCTGATGTGGCTGAGTCAG GTCCTGGCTTGGCCTTCATTGCCTACCCAAAAGCTGTGACCATGATGCCGCTGCCCACCTTTTGGTccattctgttttttattatgCTCCTCTTGCTTGGACTGGACAGCCAG TTTGTTGAAGTCGAAGGACAGATCACATCCTTGGTTGATCTTTACCCGTCCTTCCTAAGGAAGGGTTATCGTCGAGAAATCTTCATCGCCATCGTGTGTAGCATCAGCTACCTGCTGGGGCTGACGATGATGACAGAG GGTGGCATGTATGTGTTTCAACTCTTTGACTACTATGCAGctagtggtgtatgccttttgTGGGTTGCATTCTTTGAATGTGTTGTTATTGCCTGGATATATG GCGGTGATAACTTATATGATGGTATTGAGGACATGATCGGCTATCGGCCCGGGCCCTGGATGAAGTACAGCTGGGCTGTCATCACTCCAGCTCTCTGTGCT GGATGTTTCATCTTCTCTCTTGTTAAGTATGTACCCCTGACCTACAACAAATCCTACGTGTACCCTGATTGGGCAATTGGGCTGGGCTGGAGCCTGGCCCTTTCCTCCATGGTGTCTATCCCCTTGGTCATTGTCATCCTCCTCTGCCGGACGGAGGGACCGCTCAGCGTG AGAATCAAATACCTGATGACCCCCAGGGAGCCCAACCGCTGGGCTGTGGAGCGCGAGGGGGCCACACCCTTCCACTCCCGCTCGAC
- the Slc6a6 gene encoding sodium- and chloride-dependent taurine transporter isoform X2 — translation MATKEKLQCLKDFHKDILKPSPGKSPGTRPEDEAEGKPPQREKWSSKIDFVLSVAGGFVGLGNVWRFPYLCYKNGGGAFLIPYFIFLFGSGLPVFFLEVIIGQYTSEGGITCWEKICPLFSGIGYASIVIVSLLNVYYIVILAWATYYLFHSFQRELPWAHCNHSWNTPHCMEDTLRRNESHVISLSASNFTSPVIEFWERNVLSLSSGIDDPGALKWDLALCLLLVWLVCFFCIWKGVRSTGKVVYFTATFPFAMLLVLLVRGLTLPGAGEGIKFYLYPDISRLEDPQVWIDAGTQIFFSYAICLGAMTSLGSYNKYKYNSYRDCMLLGCLNSGTSFVSGFAIFSILGFMAQEQGVDIADVAESGPGLAFIAYPKAVTMMPLPTFWSILFFIMLLLLGLDSQFVEVEGQITSLVDLYPSFLRKGYRREIFIAIVCSISYLLGLTMMTEGGMYVFQLFDYYAASGVCLLWVAFFECVVIAWIYGGDNLYDGIEDMIGYRPGPWMKYSWAVITPALCAGCFIFSLVKYVPLTYNKSYVYPDWAIGLGWSLALSSMVSIPLVIVILLCRTEGPLSVRIKYLMTPREPNRWAVEREGATPFHSRSTLMNGALMKPSHVIVETMM, via the exons ATGGCCACCAAGGAGAAGCTGCAGTGTCTGAAAGACTTCCACAAAGACATCCTAAagccttctccagggaagagcccAGGCACACGGCCTGAGGATGAGGCTGAGGGGAAGCCCCCTCAGAGGGAGAAGTGGTCCAGCAAGATCGACTTTGTGCTGTCTGTGGCCGGAGGCTTCGTGGGTTTGGGCAACGTCTGGCGTTTCCCGTACCTCTGCTACAAGAATGGTGGAG GTGCATTCCTCATACcgtattttattttcctgtttgggAGCGGCCTGCCTGTGTTTTTCCTGGAGGTCATCATAGGCCAGTACACCTCAGAAGGGGGCATCACCTGCTGGGAGAAGATCTGCCCATTGTTCTCTG GCATTGGCTACGCGTCCATCGTCATCGTGTCCCTCCTGAATGTGTACTACATTGTCATCCTGGCCTGGGCCACATACTACCTATTCCACTCCTTCCAGAGGGAGCTTCCCTGGGCACACTGCAACCACAGCTGGAACACACCGCACTGCATGGAGGACACCCTGCGTAGGAACGAGAGTCACGTCATCTCCCTTAGCGCCTCCAACTTCACCTCACCTGTCATCGAGTTCTGGGA GCGCAATGTGCTCAGCTTGTCCTCCGGAATTGACGATCCAGGCGCTCTGAAGTGGGACCTCGCACTCTGCCTCCTCCTCGTCTGGCTCGtctgctttttctgcatctggaAGGGTGTTCGATCCACAGGCAAG GTTGTCTACTTCACTGCCACTTTCCCATTTGCCATGCTGCTGGTGCTTCTGGTCCGTGGACTGACCCTGCCAGGTGCTGGTGAAGGCATCAAGTTCTACCTGTACCCTGACATCAGCCGCCTCGAGGACCCACAG GTATGGATCGACGCTGGAACCCAGATATTCTTTTCCTATGCCATCTGCCTGGGGGCCATGACCTCACTGGGAAGCTATAACAAGTACAAGTATAACTCGTACAG GGACTGTATGCTGCTGGGATGCCTGAACAGTGGTACCAGTTTTGTGTCTGGCTTCGCAATTTTTTCCATCCTGGGCTTCATGGCACAAGAGCAAGGGGTGGACATTGCTGATGTGGCTGAGTCAG GTCCTGGCTTGGCCTTCATTGCCTACCCAAAAGCTGTGACCATGATGCCGCTGCCCACCTTTTGGTccattctgttttttattatgCTCCTCTTGCTTGGACTGGACAGCCAG TTTGTTGAAGTCGAAGGACAGATCACATCCTTGGTTGATCTTTACCCGTCCTTCCTAAGGAAGGGTTATCGTCGAGAAATCTTCATCGCCATCGTGTGTAGCATCAGCTACCTGCTGGGGCTGACGATGATGACAGAG GGTGGCATGTATGTGTTTCAACTCTTTGACTACTATGCAGctagtggtgtatgccttttgTGGGTTGCATTCTTTGAATGTGTTGTTATTGCCTGGATATATG GCGGTGATAACTTATATGATGGTATTGAGGACATGATCGGCTATCGGCCCGGGCCCTGGATGAAGTACAGCTGGGCTGTCATCACTCCAGCTCTCTGTGCT GGATGTTTCATCTTCTCTCTTGTTAAGTATGTACCCCTGACCTACAACAAATCCTACGTGTACCCTGATTGGGCAATTGGGCTGGGCTGGAGCCTGGCCCTTTCCTCCATGGTGTCTATCCCCTTGGTCATTGTCATCCTCCTCTGCCGGACGGAGGGACCGCTCAGCGTG AGAATCAAATACCTGATGACCCCCAGGGAGCCCAACCGCTGGGCTGTGGAGCGCGAGGGGGCCACACCCTTCCACTCCCGCTCGAC